aaaagagaaggtgaCGTCaacaatttggaaggcgggtACAAAGGCAAAAAAGTGAATCACCAAAACCCACAAATGCCTACCCATCACATAAACCTTACCAAACCTTTTAACCCCAATCATCAATCAAAcaaccaaaacaaccaccaaaggcCATTTACAAGATACACTTCAGAACAGTTACCTCCATTACCCATGCGTTTAAAAGACTTGTATGCTAAATTGTTAAGCATTGGACAGATAGCTCCGGTCCTTCTACCGCCAATCCAACCACCCTTTCCTATATGGTATAAACCCGAACTAACTTGCGAATACCATGCCGGCAATCCGGGGCATGGAATTGAAACCTGCTACGCCTTTAAAAGGAGATTGTTAGAGCTTATCAAAAGGGGGTGGGTATCCTTCGAAGACATGCCCAACATCAATTCAAATCCATTACCTAATCATGCCGCAAGTAATAGTGGAGTGGGCATGATAGAAGTTGGGAATCAAAGCAAGGCGTTAAAGGTATCCATGAAGGGGTTATATGACATGCTGTTAAAGTCAGGATTTCTcgagataaatgttgaaggCCATTTGGAGGGATGTGACTATTGTGAGTTCCATGGGATAGAGGGACATCATATTGAAGACTGTATCGAGTTTCGCGAGAAGGTTGCGAAAATGATGACGTTGGGAGAATTGAGGATTGAACCCATGGAAGACAGTCGTGGGGTGAGTATGATGGAGGGTCAAGATAAGATGTCCAGAGTATGTAGGGTCCAACCAACGGCTAATGGACCACCAAAATTAATCTTGGCTAAACCTTCCTACACCAAAGGAAACCATAATGCCATGCCTTATAATTATGGTTTTACTGCCAACATTCAAGCccctcttcctttgttccaaaCTGAAATCAGTGGGTTAACTCGGAGTGGCCGGTGTTTCACTCCCGAAGAGTTGAGGAAGGCAAAAGGCAAAGAAGTGGTAGATCTTGACAAAGCAacagaagttaataagccagtaacTGAAGAGGagtcaaatgaatttttgaagttgataaaACATAGTGAATActgcatagtggatcaactaaaaaagacttcGGCTAGGATCTCCCTAATGTCtttgatactcagctctgagccacATCGGAACGCTTTGCAAAAAGTTTTGAATGAGGCGTATGTACCCCAAGACATTGAACAGAAAACCATGGAGCATTTGGTGGGGAGAATCCACgcaactaattacctctacttcacgtctgatgagcttgatgctgaaggtgccggacacaacaagcctttatacattactgttaggtgcaaagactgcctaatagggaaggtgctcgtcgataatggctcggctCTTAATGTATTGCCAAAGcatattttgaaagaaatgcCGATCGATGCATCTCATATAAAGCCAAGTACCATGGTGGTCAGAGCATATGACGGCTCACCTCGACCAGTAATGGGGattttagaagtggagctatatgtgggaccgcaaATGTTCTTAATAACGTTTCAagttatggatatccacccttcctatagtatgttgttaggGAGACCTTGGATCCATGCGGCTGGGGCGGTAacttcatcattacaccaatgcTTGAAGTATATCATGAACGGGATGTTGGTGACTGTCAAAGCTGAGGAAACAATCTCCATGATAAAGAATGTAGCCATACCTTTTATTGAGGCGGAAGATTGTAAGGATGataatatccatgcttttgagattgTAAACACTGACTAGGTACCTGAAAATACAGTACTAAAAAAGCCAAAGATCTCAGAAGCAGCAAGGATGGCAGCTCATTGTTTCTTGGAACGTGGGATCCCTTTTCTGTGTAATCTTATAACTAAGGTACCAAAATGGGCTAACCTGACAAAGATGAAATGtgctgatcaaagatttgggctggGGTATAAACCTACAAAAGAGGATCATCGATGGGCTGCTAGTCGGAGAAGGGAAAGAAGAATGGCTAGGATTGAAGGGAGAGAGCCTGAAGAAGAGAAGCTtgaaatccctccccttagaGTGACATTCCCAAAAGTTGCATATGTAATGCAACCCGATAAAGGAGCAGAAAGCCTTGGTCAACAACTAtcaaatatgagcataaacaccttggaagAGGATGAAGTGGAAGGAGGTAACATGAAGATGGTAGCGGGAAGGGAGGATGAAGCACTGCCACAACTGACTATCCACACCCTGGAAGAAGTCTCTGCTAAAACCTTCATCCGAAAGCTAGCGTTTAAAATGTTTCAAAACTGGGTGACTCAAGAAGCCCCAGTAGTgtttaaaatgtaaaccaactttgtcTGCTTTAACATGCTTTTGTTATtgcttttgtttgctttattttccctagttgacaatcaaggctcatgatgtcaatTAGATTTTGTCGTTGTCTTTGAGCCCATCTTTTGTTTGAAGTAATGAGATCATGCGTTTTCCAAATTTGTCCCTTTATCTGTGCATTTACACCAACACTTTCCGCTTTTAGGAACCCTGAAAGCGGATCTtccacaacatcacatacactTAGCATcgagaatgaatggccaaactttaatGAACATGTTATCACCATGGAAGGAGAAGaatgggatgaaagcaatgttAAGGAATTTACAAAGTTAGTAGAGCAACATGAACAAACCTGGGAACCAGCTGCGGAAGAACTAGAAACCATAAACGTGGGTAATGAtcagattaaaaaagaattgaaaataggGACCTTAATCACTCCTgaggaaagaataaaaataaaggcccTCTTACAAGAATATGTAGATGTTTTCGCTTGGTCCTacgaggatatgcctggtttggatAGAAATATCGTCGTGCATAAGATACCGCTGGAGGAAGGTTGcaagccagtcaagcagaagtTGAGGAGAGCTCACCTGGATGTTTGGATCAAAGTTAAGACAGAACTCGAGAAACAATGGAATGCAGGCTTTCTGGAAGTAGTCAAGTATCCACAATGGGTATCCAACATTGTTGTCGTACCAAAGAAGGAGGGAAAGATTAGAGTCTGTGTGGATTTCCGAAATTTGAATAAAGCTAGCCCCAAGGATGATTTTCCGTTGCCACATATAGATGTTTTGGTGGACAATGTTGCACGTAGTTCCAcatattcctttatggatggtttcTCGGGATACAACCAGATAAAGATGGCTCTAGAAGATAAGGCAAAAACGACTTTTGTTACACCATggggaaccttttgctacaaGGTTATGTCGTTTGGTTTGAAAAATGCAGGAGCCACTTATCAGAGAGCCATGGTGACTTTATTCCATGATATGATGCATaaggaaattgaggtgtatgtagatgatatgattgccaagtccaAGAGGGAAGACGACCATGTAAAGGTTTTGAGGAAGTTATTCGAGCGTTTGAGAAAATATGAACTGAAGCTCAACCCTGCCAAATGTTCGTTTGGAGTTAAGTCAGGAAAGTTGCTCGGATTCGTAGTAAGTGATAAAGATATAGAGGTGGATCCTGATAAGGTGAAAGCCATCCAATCCATGCCATCCCCAAAGACGGAGAAGGAGGTGAGAGGATTCTTGGGAAGATTGAACTATATTGCCagatttatagctcagctaaccACAACGTGTGAACCTGTCTTTCGGCTATTgaggaaaaagaatcctgggatttggaatgaggagtgcgaggaggcattcaataaaatcaagcaatactTACAAAATCCGCCTTTGCTTGTTCCTCCTGTATCAGGAAGGCCTTTAATACTGTATTTGACAGTAACTGAAACAGCTATGGGgtgtgtattgggtcagcatgatgaaactgGAAGGAAAGAGAGGGCCATTTATTACCTTAGTAAGAAGTTCACCGAATGTGAGTCTAGATACACGGTGATAGAGAAACTCTGTTGTGCATTGGTATGGGCAACAAAAAGAttgcgacattacatgttgTACCACACCACTTTGTTGATTTCAAAGGTGGATCCACTAAGGTACATCTGTGACAAGCCCTAtctctcaagtcgaattgcaaggtggcaagTTCTGTTgtcagaatatgacatagtttATACAACAAGAAAAGCCGTGAAAGGAAGCGCCATTGCAGACCACTTGGCTGATAATGCGGTGGAAGATTATGAGCCattagattttgatttccctgatgaaaATGTATTATCAGTAGTGGgagaagagaagacagattggtggaccatgttttttgacggaGCAGTAAATGTTTATGGTAATGGGGCCGGTGCGGTGATCATCTCTCCTGACCAGAAACAATATCCAATTTCagttaaattgtgttttgaatgTACCAACAATACTGCAGAATATGAGGCTTGTATCTTGGGTTTAGAAGTTGCATTAGAGTTGAAgatcagaaagatagatgtatatggggactCAATGTTGATTATCTGTCAGGTGAAAGGAGAGTGGcaaacaaaggaagaaaagtTGAGGCCATACCAGGAATATTTATCCACACTGTCAGAAGAATTCGAAGAGATAaggttcacccatctaggaagagaagggaaccattttgcggatgctttggccacgtTAGCTGCTATGGCAACAATGGATCTCAGGTATAAGGTACATCCCGTACACATAGACATCAGAAATAACCCAGCTCATTGCTACT
This DNA window, taken from Populus alba chromosome 17, ASM523922v2, whole genome shotgun sequence, encodes the following:
- the LOC140954786 gene encoding uncharacterized protein — translated: MGSSSQHFYDVVHVAERIEQGIKAGRIAEPLEKKGFMERKREGDVNNLEGGYKGKKVNHQNPQMPTHHINLTKPFNPNHQSNNQNNHQRPFTRYTSEQLPPLPMRLKDLYAKLLSIGQIAPVLLPPIQPPFPIWYKPELTCEYHAGNPGHGIETCYAFKRRLLELIKRGWVSFEDMPNINSNPLPNHAASNSGVGMIEVGNQSKALKVSMKGLYDMLLKSGFLEINVEGHLEGCDYCEFHGIEGHHIEDCIEFREKVAKMMTLGELRIEPMEDSRGVSMMEGQDKMSRVCRVQPTANGPPKLILAKPSYTKGNHNAMPYNYGFTANIQAPLPLFQTEISGLTRSGRCFTPEELRKAKGKEVVDLDKATEVNKPVTEEESNEFLKLIKHSEYCIVDQLKKTSARISLMSLILSSEPHRNALQKVLNEAYVPQDIEQKTMEHLVGRIHATNYLYFTSDELDAEGAGHNKPLYITVRCKDCLIGKVLVDNGSALNVLPKHILKEMPIDASHIKPSTMVVRAYDGSPRPVMGILEVELYVGPQMFLITFQVMDIHPSYSMLLGRPWIHAAGAVTSSLHQCLKYIMNGMLVTVKAEETISMIKNVAIPFIEAEDCKDDNIHAFEIVPKWANLTKMKCADQRFGLGYKPTKEDHRWAASRRRERRMARIEGREPEEEKLEIPPLRVTFPKVAYVMQPDKGAESLGQQLSNMSINTLEEDEVEGGNMKMVAGREDEALPQLTIHTLEEVSAKTFIRKLAFKMFQNWVTQEAPVVFKMNPESGSSTTSHTLSIENEWPNFNEHVITMEGEEWDESNVKEFTKLVEQHEQTWEPAAEELETINVGNDQIKKELKIGTLITPEERIKIKALLQEYVDVFAWSYEDMPGLDRNIVVHKIPLEEGCKPVKQKLRRAHLDVWIKVKTELEKQWNAGFLEVVKYPQWVSNIVVVPKKEGKIRVCVDFRNLNKASPKDDFPLPHIDVLVDNVARSSTYSFMDGFSGYNQIKMALEDKAKTTFVTPWGTFCYKVMSFGLKNAGATYQRAMVTLFHDMMHKEIEVYVDDMIAKSKREDDHVKVLRKLFERLRKYELKLNPAKCSFGVKSGKLLGFVVSDKDIEVDPDKVKAIQSMPSPKTEKEVRGFLGRLNYIARFIAQLTTTCEPVFRLLRKKNPGIWNEECEEAFNKIKQYLQNPPLLVPPVSGRPLILYLTVTETAMGCVLGQHDETGRKERAIYYLSKKFTECESRYTVIEKLCCALVWATKRLRHYMLYHTTLLISKVDPLRYICDKPYLSSRIARWQVLLSEYDIVYTTRKAVKGSAIADHLADNAVEDYEPLDFDFPDENVLSVVGEEKTDWWTMFFDGAVNVYGNGAGAVIISPDQKQYPISVKLCFECTNNTAEYEACILGLEVALELKIRKIDVYGDSMLIICQVKGEWQTKEEKLRPYQEYLSTLSEEFEEIRFTHLGREGNHFADALATLAAMATMDLRYKVHPVHIDIRNNPAHCYSVEGEVDGKPWYYDIKNLLQNQEYPVGASKMDKKTLRRLVMDFYLDGEILYKRSFDGTLLRCLNETDAKNALREVHEGICSTHANEHMVARKIQRAGYFWMTLEKDCIDYVRKCHKCQKVVKKFIEKDLICRYGPPDKIVTDNVQNFNSKMIVELCTKWKIKHSNSSPYRPKMNGAVEAANKNIKKIIQKMKKLNGPKVRYEQLNLISEKRLAAICHHQLYQKRMAMAYDKKVRPRIFQERDLVLKKLLALPGEDRSKWPPNYEGPYIVKKAFSGGALKLSRMDGEDLARPVNSDSVKKYYV